One Sphaerisporangium krabiense DNA segment encodes these proteins:
- a CDS encoding family 2 encapsulin nanocompartment cargo protein polyprenyl transferase, translating into MVEVTTTGRQAHEVLAWSRDQAGPALRGAVESLPPSMRSVAGYHFGWLDRHGAAAVGGGGKAVRPALALLSAEAVGADAGTAVPAAVAVELVHNFSLLHDDVMDGDLTRRHRATAWSLFGVSPAILAGDALLALAFDVLAASGHPAAPEGGRLLGATVLDLIDGQGADTSFETRGDVSLQECLSMAESKTGALLGASCALGALFGGAAPERVERLRAFGDRLGLAFQFVDDLLGIWGDPAVTGKPIHSDLRNRKKSLPVVAALSSGSPAGDELAALYGREEPPAGPDLVRAAELIELAGGRAWSTQQAGELLREALGHLAAASPTPGAATELRALAHLITHRDH; encoded by the coding sequence ATGGTCGAAGTGACCACCACGGGGCGTCAGGCACACGAAGTGCTGGCCTGGAGCCGCGACCAGGCCGGTCCGGCGCTGCGGGGCGCCGTCGAGTCGTTGCCCCCGTCGATGCGGAGCGTCGCGGGCTACCACTTCGGCTGGCTGGACCGGCACGGCGCCGCCGCCGTGGGCGGCGGGGGCAAGGCCGTCCGCCCGGCGCTGGCCCTGCTGTCCGCCGAGGCCGTCGGCGCGGACGCCGGCACGGCCGTGCCCGCCGCGGTCGCCGTCGAGCTGGTGCACAACTTCTCGCTCCTGCACGACGACGTGATGGACGGCGACCTGACCCGGCGGCACCGGGCGACGGCGTGGAGCCTGTTCGGGGTCAGCCCGGCGATCCTGGCCGGTGACGCCCTGCTCGCGCTCGCCTTCGACGTGCTCGCCGCCAGCGGCCATCCCGCCGCCCCCGAAGGGGGCCGCCTGCTCGGCGCGACCGTCCTCGACCTGATCGACGGGCAGGGCGCCGACACCTCCTTCGAGACGCGCGGCGACGTCAGCCTCCAGGAGTGCCTGAGCATGGCCGAGTCCAAGACCGGCGCGCTCCTCGGGGCCTCCTGCGCGCTCGGCGCGCTGTTCGGCGGGGCCGCGCCCGAGCGGGTGGAGCGCCTGCGGGCGTTCGGCGACCGCCTCGGCCTGGCGTTCCAGTTCGTGGACGATCTGCTCGGCATCTGGGGCGACCCCGCCGTCACCGGCAAGCCCATCCATTCCGATCTGCGCAACCGCAAGAAGTCGCTGCCCGTGGTCGCCGCGCTGTCCTCCGGGTCCCCGGCAGGGGACGAGCTGGCCGCCCTGTACGGCAGGGAGGAGCCGCCCGCCGGGCCGGACCTGGTGCGCGCCGCCGAGCTGATCGAGCTGGCGGGCGGGCGCGCCTGGAGCACGCAGCAGGCCGGCGAGCTGCTGCGCGAGGCCCTGGGCCACCTCGCGGCGGCCTCACCCACGCCCGGGGCCGCCACCGAACTGCGCGCGCTGGCCCACCTGATCACCCACCGCGACCACTGA
- a CDS encoding family 2B encapsulin nanocompartment shell protein translates to MTPGENQAQQALATAAARNLATTTKSQPQMQNISSRWLLRMLPWIHTSGGTYRVNRRLSYALGDGRLSFTSQGTDIHVIPQELRELPLLRHFDDDDTLHALAQRFTQNHHQTGEAITQTGQPADRLILIAHGKVNKIGTGPYGDNTILATLADGDHYGDHTLTTTGDATWEHTIQAVTPTTTLTLTRQDFQQLLAINLTLATHLQNHQNTPRHPQNKHGEAAITITSGHTGEPHLPGTFVDYETTPREYELSVAQTILRIHTRIADLYNHPMNQTHQQLRLTIEALRERQEHELINNTDFGLLQNADLKQRIHTRTGPPTPDDLDELLCRRRRSHLFLAHPLTIAAFGRECSRRGVYPQTTEVDGRTVASWRGVPLLPCDKIPISESRTSSILVMRTGQEDEGVIGLWYTGLPEEYEPGLSVRFMGVNEQAVVSYLVSTYYSAAVLVPDALGILENVEIGH, encoded by the coding sequence ATGACGCCGGGCGAGAACCAGGCCCAGCAGGCACTGGCCACCGCGGCCGCCCGCAACCTGGCCACGACGACCAAATCGCAGCCCCAGATGCAGAACATCTCCTCGCGCTGGCTGCTGCGCATGCTCCCCTGGATCCACACCAGCGGCGGCACCTACCGCGTCAACCGCCGCCTGTCCTACGCCCTGGGCGACGGCCGCCTCAGCTTCACCAGCCAAGGCACCGACATCCACGTCATCCCCCAAGAACTCCGCGAACTCCCCCTCCTCCGCCACTTCGACGACGACGACACCCTCCACGCCCTCGCCCAACGCTTCACCCAAAACCACCACCAAACCGGCGAAGCCATCACCCAAACCGGCCAACCCGCCGACCGCCTCATCCTCATCGCCCACGGCAAAGTCAACAAGATCGGCACCGGCCCCTACGGCGACAACACCATCCTGGCCACCCTCGCCGACGGCGACCACTACGGCGACCACACCCTCACCACCACCGGCGACGCCACCTGGGAACACACCATCCAAGCCGTCACCCCCACCACCACCCTCACCCTCACCCGCCAAGACTTCCAACAACTCCTCGCCATCAACCTCACCCTCGCCACCCACCTCCAAAACCACCAGAACACCCCCCGCCACCCCCAGAACAAACACGGCGAAGCCGCCATCACCATCACCTCAGGCCACACCGGAGAACCCCACCTCCCCGGCACCTTCGTCGACTACGAAACCACCCCCCGCGAATACGAACTCTCCGTCGCCCAAACCATCCTGCGCATCCACACCCGCATCGCCGACCTCTACAACCACCCCATGAACCAAACCCACCAACAACTCCGCCTCACCATCGAAGCCCTCCGCGAACGCCAAGAACACGAACTCATCAACAACACCGACTTCGGCCTCCTCCAAAACGCCGACCTCAAACAACGCATCCACACCCGCACCGGCCCCCCAACCCCCGACGACCTCGACGAGCTCCTCTGCCGGCGCAGGCGGTCGCACCTGTTCCTGGCCCATCCGCTGACGATCGCCGCGTTCGGGCGCGAGTGCAGCCGCCGCGGCGTCTACCCCCAGACCACCGAGGTCGACGGCCGGACGGTGGCGTCCTGGCGCGGCGTCCCGCTGCTGCCCTGCGACAAGATCCCGATCAGCGAGAGCCGCACGTCGTCGATCCTGGTCATGCGCACGGGGCAGGAGGACGAGGGCGTGATCGGCCTGTGGTACACGGGCCTGCCGGAGGAGTACGAGCCCGGGCTGTCGGTCCGGTTCATGGGCGTCAACGAGCAGGCGGTCGTCTCCTACCTGGTCTCCACGTACTACTCCGCGGCGGTCCTGGTCCCCGACGCCCTCGGCATCCTGGAGAACGTCGAGATCGGCCACTGA
- a CDS encoding family 2B encapsulin nanocompartment shell protein: MTPGENQAQQALATAAARNLATTTKSQPQMQNISSRWLLRMLPWIHTSGGTYRVNRRLSYALGDGRLSFTSQGTDIHVIPQELRELPLLRHFDDDDTLHALAQRFTQNHHQTGEAITQTGQPADRLILIAHGKVNKIGTGPYGDNTILATLADGDHYGDHTLTTTGDATWEHTIQAVTPTTTLTLTRQDFQQLLAINPTLATHLQNHQNTPRHPQNKHGEAAITITSGHTGEPHLPGTFVDYETTPREYELSVAQTILRIHTRIADLYNHPMNQTHQQLRLTIEALRERQEHELINNTDFGLLHNADLKQRIHTRTGPPTPDDLDDLLATVWKEPAFFLAHPLTIAAFGREASRRGVYPQSTDLHGHAIPSWRGVPLLPCNKIPVTDSRTSSILLMRTGEQDQGVIGLWQTGIPDEYEPGLSVRFMNVNDQAIISYLVSTYYSAAVLVPDALGILENVEIGH; this comes from the coding sequence ATGACGCCGGGCGAGAACCAGGCCCAGCAGGCACTGGCCACCGCGGCCGCCCGCAACCTGGCCACGACGACCAAATCGCAGCCCCAGATGCAGAACATCTCCTCGCGCTGGCTGCTGCGCATGCTCCCCTGGATCCACACCAGCGGCGGCACCTACCGCGTCAACCGCCGCCTGTCCTACGCCCTGGGCGACGGCCGCCTCAGCTTCACCAGCCAAGGCACCGACATCCACGTCATCCCCCAAGAACTCCGCGAACTCCCCCTCCTCCGCCACTTCGACGACGACGACACCCTCCACGCCCTCGCCCAACGCTTCACCCAAAACCACCACCAAACCGGCGAAGCCATCACCCAAACCGGCCAACCCGCCGACCGCCTCATCCTCATCGCCCACGGCAAAGTCAACAAGATCGGCACCGGCCCCTACGGCGACAACACCATCCTGGCCACCCTCGCCGACGGCGACCACTACGGCGACCACACCCTCACCACCACCGGCGACGCCACCTGGGAACACACCATCCAAGCCGTCACCCCCACCACCACCCTCACCCTCACCCGCCAAGACTTCCAACAACTCCTCGCCATCAACCCCACCCTCGCCACCCACCTCCAAAACCACCAGAACACCCCCCGCCACCCCCAGAACAAACACGGCGAAGCCGCCATCACCATCACCTCAGGCCACACCGGAGAACCCCACCTCCCCGGCACCTTCGTCGACTACGAAACCACCCCCCGCGAATACGAACTCTCCGTCGCCCAAACCATCCTGCGCATCCACACCCGCATCGCCGACCTCTACAACCACCCCATGAACCAAACCCACCAACAACTCCGCCTCACCATCGAAGCCCTCCGCGAACGCCAAGAACACGAACTCATCAACAACACCGACTTCGGCCTCCTCCACAACGCCGACCTCAAACAACGCATCCACACCCGCACCGGCCCCCCAACCCCCGACGACCTCGACGACCTGCTGGCGACCGTGTGGAAGGAGCCGGCGTTCTTCCTGGCGCACCCGCTCACCATCGCCGCGTTCGGCCGCGAGGCCAGCCGCCGCGGCGTCTACCCGCAGAGCACCGACCTGCACGGCCACGCCATCCCCTCCTGGCGCGGCGTCCCGCTGCTCCCCTGCAACAAGATCCCCGTCACCGACAGCCGCACCAGCAGCATCCTGCTGATGCGCACCGGCGAGCAGGACCAGGGCGTCATCGGCCTGTGGCAGACCGGCATCCCCGACGAGTACGAGCCCGGCCTGTCGGTCCGCTTCATGAACGTCAACGACCAGGCCATCATCAGCTACCTGGTCTCCACCTACTACTCGGCCGCCGTCCTGGTCCCCGACGCCCTCGGCATCCTGGAGAACGTCGAGATCGGCCACTGA